AATTCTCAAATCCCAGTTCCTAATTTCCTGTTCCCAAATCCCAGTTTCCCAGCAGGGAATTCCCAATTCCGGAATGGAATCCCCAATTCCCATGAAGAAATTTCAATTTTCCTTATTTCTCCCATTTCCCagcagaaattcccatttttccatgacaaatccccatttcccatgataaaatccccaattcccaccaggaattccccattcccaggacaAATCCCCATTTCCAGCAGGAAATTCCCgattccatgaggaaattcccaattttcctcaTTTCTCCCAATCCCCACGATAAAATTCCCAGgacaaatccccatttcccatgatagaattcccatttttccatgccaaatccccattttttccaggaacaaattcccaattttccctgaagaatccccatttttccatgaCAAACCCCCATTCTTCCATGaataaattcccatttttccatgaataattcccattttttcccagataaaatccccatttttccacgATGAATCCCCAGTCCCCATTTCCCATGAggaaattccccattcccaggacaAATTCCCGATTTTTGTCATTTCTCCCAATCTCCAtgataaaatccccattttccaggATAAATTCCCAGGACAAATCCCCACTTTTCTATgacaaatccccattttttccacgaataaattcccaattttccctgaagactccccatttttccatgacaaatccccatttttttccatgattaaattcccatttttccatgaaaaatccccattttttccatgaacaaatccccatttttccctgacaaatccccatttttcccaggaataaattcccaattttccctgaagaatccccatttttccatgacaaatccccattttttccatgataaaattcccaattttccctgaCGATCCCCATTTCCCATCACAATCCCCATTTCCCACGACAAACCCCCGTTTCCCCATGAATAAATTCCCACTTCCCGTGACAAATTCCCGTTTTCCCAgtacaaaattcccattttttccccgatAAATCCCCAGACTCACGTGGGCGTTGAGGGCGTCGTTGGCCTCGCGCTCCGAGAGCCCGCTGGTCAGGGAGGAGACGACGCCAACACAGCGCTCCAGGCGCTGGAAACGggggcaaaaatggggaaaaaaacggtgaaaatgaggagaaaatgagtgaaattggggaaaatgggggaaaacgggaaaaaacTGGAGGAAAAACGGAGGAAAAGTGAGGAAAAACGGGggcaaaatgaaggaaaaatggggggaaaaccagagggaaactgaggggaaaatggggggaaactgaggaaaaactgagggggaaaatggggaaaaaatggggaaaatgaggagaaaatgagtgaaattgggggaaatgggggaaaacggtgaaaatgaggagaaaatgagtgaaattgggggaaaaatgagtgaaattgggggaaatgggggaaaacgggaaaaaactggaggaaaaacggaggaaaaatgaagaaaaacaggGAAATGGAGGGAAAACGGAGGGGGGATATGGGGAAAAATGAGAGGGGATAATGGAGAAAGATGGggggaaaacagaggaaaaatgggggaaaatgggagggggaaatgggaggggaaatgggagaaaaaatgagaaaaacagggggaaaattgaggggaaaacagaggggagaaatggggaaaaaacgagaggggaaaatgggaaaaagggaggggtaatggagaaaaatgggggaaatggggggaaaacagaggaaaaatgggagggggaaaggggagggaaaaTANNNNNNNNNNNNNNNNNNNNNNNNNNNNNNNNNNNNNNNNNNNNNNNNNNNNNNNNNNNNNNNNNNNNNNNNNNNNNNNNNNNNNNNNNNNNNNNNNNNNNNNNNNNNNNNNNNNNNNNNNNNNNNNNNNNNNNNNNNNNNNNNNNNNNNNNNNNNNNNNNNNNNNNNNNNNNNNNNNNNNNNNNNNNNNNNNNNNNNNNTGCCCCAAAATCAGGGACATGGAGAAGGGATAGGGACACCCCgggatcagggacatggagaagggacagggacatggaaaAAGGAGAGGTACACCCCGGGAATGGGGACATGGAGAAGGGACAGGGTCATGGAGAGGGGACAGAGATAGCCCAGGAATGGGGACAtggagaagggacagggacaccccaaaatcagggaTATGGAGAAAGGACAGGGACATGGAGATGGCACAGGGACGCCTCAGGAATGGGGACATGGAGAAAGGACACTCTTATAGTGTATAATAATTAAGAAATAATTagtttctgattgtgatggcgtgaattataacacctggattgtctcacccttcacacgagactaaaaatagaataaaagttttaaaaacttttattttaaaactttatatttatttttacttgattttttaaacttgattttatttttacttgatttcttattttatttaactttattttaaaagtttatatttattttacttgATTTTAGTTTACTCGAGTTTATTTTTACTTGCTTTCGTATTTTATTTAACTTCATTTTAAGAGTTTacattttaaactatttttctattttataaaACCAACTGAGCCTCTCAGTCACCCCATCTCTGggccagaaaaatgaaaaattcaaaATTCTGGTTCCCAGCGCATCGAGGCGGCGGCGCTGGGCTGGAGCCTGCGGTACTTCGGGATCAGCgtggacggacagacggacatggACGGGGACGGACTGGTGGACGTGGCCGTGGGGGCGCAGGGGGCGGCTGTGGTGCTGCGGTGAgcaggggacaggggtggggacacctggggatggggacggggacaaGGGATACCCTGGGAATGGGGATAGGGATaccctgggaatggggacagggacaagggacagggacacggagaAAGAACAGGGACACTCCGGGAATGGAGACAtggagaagggacagggacaccctgggaaTGGGGATAGGAACAccttgggaatggggacagggacatggacaaAGAACAGGGACGCCCCAGGAATGGGGCCATGGAAAAGAAACAGTAACATGGAGATGTACAAGGATACCCCGAGAACAGGGGACATGACCACGGGCACATTCAGGAGGAAAGGCACtcggtgcctcagtttccccttgtGAGAGCCCGGGACGCTCCCAGACCCTGTCCCCGCGCGGTCCCGCTGAGGTGCCCGGTGTCGCCGTGCCCCGCAGGTCCCGCTGGATCCTGCAGGTGGCCGCGGCGGTGTCGGTGGAGCCGGCGGCTGTCAGCGTCACCCGGCGGAACTGCCGGCGCGGCGGCTCCGGGGCCGTCTGCCTCCGTGCCCGCCTCTGCTTCCGCGCCCAGAGCCGCTCCCGGAGCGCCCCCCCCGGGCATGGATGTGGGTGAGTGCGGGCCCGGGGGCTGCGGGGTCTGAGGGTGTGCCTGGGGCACCCCAGAAACGTCTCAGAGCATCCCAAAGGGTCCTGGAGCCACCCAAAGGGTCCTggggcatcccagagcatcccaaaggGTCCTGGGAGTGTCCTTGGAGCAGCCCAgaaacatcccagagcatcccaaaggGTCCTGGAGCAACCCAGAGGGTCCTGAGAGTGTCTctggagcatccctggctggGTGGGGAGAACCCCAGAGCATCCTTGGAGCATCCCAAAGGGTCCCTggggcatcccagagcatccaaaaGGGTCCTGGGAGTGTCCTTGGAGCACCCCAgaaacatcccagagcatcccagaacatccttggagcatcccaaaggctcctggagcatTCCAGAGCATCCCAAAAGGTCCTGTAGCATCCTAAAGGATCTTGGAGCCTTCCAGGAACattcctggagcatccctggctgggcctggagcaccccagagcatcccaaaggctcctggagcaccCCAAGGCTCCTGGCAGTGTCCCTGGGCATCCCCGGTTTCCCCGAGTCCCTCCCACCGGAGCAGGCCCTGTCCTGCGGCTCTCCCAGCCCTGACCCGCCCCTGTCCCGCAGCTCTCCGGTACAACGCGTCCCTGGAGGAGCGGGGCCCGGGATCCCGAGCCGCCTTCGACTCCGGTGCCCgccggctgctgcagcgccgcGTAGAGCTCCCGCTGGGCCGGCAGAGCTGCGCCCGCGTCCCCTTCCACGTCCTGGTCAGTCCTGGGGCTCCTCCCGGCCCTCATGGGCTCCTCCCGGCCCTCGGGGGCTCCTCCCGGCCCTCATGGGCTCCTCCCGGCCCTCATGGGCtcctccctgccctcaggggctcCTCCCGGCCCTCAGGGGCTCCTCGCAGCCCTCAGGGGCTCCTCCCTGCCCTCATGGGCTCCTCCCGGCCCTCGGGGGCTCCTCCCGGCCCTCATGGGCtcctccctgccctcaggggctcctcccggccctcaggggctcctccctgccctcaggggctcCTCCCTGCCCTCATGGGCTCCTCCCAGTCCTCAGGGGCTCCTCGCAGCCCTCAGGGGCTCCTCCCTGCCCTCATGGGCTCCTCGCGGCCTTCATGGGCTCCTCGTGGCCCTCGGGGGCTCCTCGCGGCCCTCATGGGGTCTTCCCAGCCCTCATGGGGTCTTCCCAGCCCTCATGGGCTCCTTGCGGCCCTCGGGGGCTCCTCGCGGCCCTCATGGGGTCTTCccagcccccattcccaggggaCTCCTCCCGGCCCCATTCCCGGGGTCCCGCCCGGGTGAGGCTGACGGGACCCCCCGGTTGTGCAGGACACCTCGGATTACCTGCGGCCCCTCAGCCTCAGCCTCACCTGGGCGCTGGATGAGGCCGCGAGCGGCTCCGTGCTGGATGAGGCGTCTCCCACCTCCCTCCGCAAACTGGTGTGTACTGGGAGGGGTGTGCACCGGCACTGGGATCGCCCCCAggcactgggatcacactgggatcacaCCGGATCCCCCCCTGTCTCCTTCCAGATCCCGTTTTTCAAGGATTGCGGCGACGACGATGAGTGCGTCACTGACTTGGTGCTCAAGGCCACCACGGACATCGTGGGCTCCAGGTAGccctggtgtccccccagtgtccccatggtgtccctgggaTGCCAGGAGCGCCCTGTGACCCCCCTCCGGCCCCCAGGCAGAGCCCCCACGTCCTGCGGAAGGGCCGGAGGAGGATGCTGGTGGAGGTGGAGCTGGAGAACCGCAAGGAGAACGCCTACAATGccagcctgtggctgcagctgcctgggaaCCTCCACTTCTCCAGCCTCGTGCTCCAGGTACAGCCTGGGGGAGCCCAGGTCCCTGAGGAGCCCCTCCAAACTGTCCCACCAAATCCATGAGGAGCCCTACCAAGCTCCTGAGGAACCCCTTCAAAATGTCCCATCAAATCCCTGAGGAACCCCTCCAAAATTTCCACCAAGTACATGAGGAACTCATCCAAATTCTCCACCAAATCCATGAGGAGCACCTCCAAAATATCCCACCAAATCTATGAGGATCTCCTCCAAACTGTCCTACCAAATTCCTGAGGAGCCCCTCCTGACTGTCCCAccaaatccctgaggagctcCTCCAAAATGTCCCACTAAGTGCATGAGGAGCTCCTCCAAACTCCCCCACCAGGGTAAAGATGGAGACCCAGGTCTTTGGAGAACCTCTGGGTCATTCTTGTCCCAGCCCGTTGCTGGTGGGATGGGTTGGAGTCCACTGGGTCCCCAAacccatttccccattttaagGGGGACGGGGGGGTCCATGGTGTCCCCAGCTCCTCCCAGGTGTCAGATCACGTTCTGTTGGTCCCCCATGGCCCCCAGGGCTCCATTGCTGtcacctcccagtgtccccagcccctcagctCCATGTCCCCGTGGTGTCTCCCCGCAGGAGCCCAGCTCGGTGAAGTTGGAGTGCTCGGCCCTGGGGGGGCAGCGCCGGCGCTGCAGCGTGGGGTACCCCGTGTTCCGCTCGCAGGCCAAGGTGAGACCCCGAGAGACCCCGGGGAACCCCCAGGGAACCCCCGGGGAACCCCCACTTCCCCAGCCTCGTGCTCCAGGTGCAGCCTGGGGGCAACCCAGATCCCTGAGGAAATCCTCCAAACTGTCCTACCAAATCCATGTGGAGCCCATCCAAACTCTTCACCAAATCCTTGAGGAGTTCCTCCAAACTCTCCACCAAGTCCCTGAGGAGCTCCTCCAAACTGTCCCACCAAATCCCTCCAAAATGTCCCACCAAATCCACGAGGAATCCCTCCAAACTGTCCCACCAAATCCCTCCAAAATGTCCCACCAAATCCATGACCATCTCCTTCAAAATGTCCCACCAAATCCATGAGGATCTCCTTCAAAATGTCCCACCAAATCCATGAGGAATCCCTCCAAATTGTCCTATCAAATCTATGAGGAGCCCATCCAAACTCTCCACCAAATCCCTGGGGAGCTCCTTCCAAATGTCCCAccaaatccctgaggagctcCTTCAAAATGTCCCACCAAATCCATGAGGAACCTCTCCAAACTCTTCACCAGATCTTTGAGGAGCTTCTCCAAAATGTCCCAccaaatccctgaggagctcCTCCAGATTCTCCACCAAATTCCTGAGAAACCCCTCCAAACTCTCCTACCAAATCCCTCCAAAGTGTCCTACCAAATCCTTGAGGATCTCCTCCAAACTGTCCCACCTGATCCCCGAGGAGAAGCCctgtccccccaaaccccctcggtgccccccagaccccccaacccCCCTGACCCCCAGGTGTCCTTCACGCTGGAGCTGGAGTTCAGCTGCTCCGTCCTGCTGGACCGCGCCGAGCTCACGCTCAGGGCCACCAGGTGAGGGCTGAGGGGCGGGGCTGAGCCCTGGGGGGGCGGAGCCACACCCGGGGGGCGTGGCCagaatttggggacactcctgagtGTCCCCACACCCCATGCAGTGacagcagggaggtgacaccgcAGGACAACGTGGTGGAGCTGTCAGTGCCCATCCGCTACGAGGCCAACGTGTTCCTgtccaggtggggctgggggcgtCGGGGACACCCCCAAAATACCGACCTGCAGAGTGGGGGGGTCACTGAGGGGGACACCAGCATGGATGTgacccctccgtgtccccccagtgccaccaaccTGCCCCGCTATGAGCTGCACCCCCTGGGCACCTTCAGCTCCAGCGCCGGCCCCGAGTTCACCACCACGCTCAAGGTGaggagatgaggaggaggatgatgatgatgatgatgatgatggggggGAGCGgtctggggggtcctgaggggctttGGTGGACGGGGATGCTCCTCAGGGATTTGGTGGACAATTTGGAGGGATTTGGTGGGACTTGGGAGAGATTTTGGAGATGCTCCTCATGGATTTGGTGgagctcctcagggatttggTGGGACAGTTTGGAGGGATTTGGTGGGAGAGTTTGGAGGAGCTCCTCAAGGATTTGATGTGACAGTTTGGAGATGCTCCTCATGGATTTGGAGgagctcctcagggatttggTGGGACAGTTTGGAGGGATTTGGTGGGACAATTTGAAGGAGCTCCTCAGGGTTTTGGTGGGACATTTTGGAGACGTTCCTCACGGATTGGGTGGGACAGTTTGGAGGAGCCCCTCAAGGACTTGGTGGGATATTTTGGAGGGATTTGGTGGTGAGTTTGGAGAGGCCCCTCAGGGTTTTGGTGGGACATTTTGGAGTGGCTCCTCATAGATTCAGTGGGACAGTTTGGACATGCTCCTCAGGGATTTGGTGGGACACTTTGGTGGGACACTTTGGAGGAGCTCCTCATGGCTTTGGTGGGACATTTTGGAGATGCTCCTCAGGGATTTGGTGGGACAGTTTGGAGGGATTTGGTGGGACAATTTGAAGGAGCTCCTCATGGCTTTGGTGGGACATTTTGGAGATGTTCCCCAGGGATTTGGTGGGACAGTTTAGAGGAGCTCCTCATGGCTTTGGTGGGACATTTTGGAGCTGCTCCTCATGGCTTTGGTGGGACATTTTGGAGCTGCTCCTCACGGCTTCTGTGGCGCCCACCTTGCCCCCCTCCCCACCCAGGTGCAGAACTTGGGGTGCCACCCCCTGCAGAACCTCACCCTGCACATGGCCCTGCCCGCCCTGGGCCACCGCGGGGcccccatcctgtctgtcacCCGGCTCCTGGCTGCCAACGTGAgtctgggggacacctggggggggtcTCTTATGGGGTCCCCCCTGTGCTggtgccccctgagccccccttTGTGCCCCCCCAGGCCTCCTGCAGGCTGCACCCCCCCAGCGAGGGCACCCCGGTGCCCCCCGAGGAGCTGCGGCACAGCGAGAGGCTGGTAGGGCTGGATGTGACCCCaaagggggggtttgggggggtccccaAAACTCCAGAGGGGTCCCCAAAAACTCCCAG
The DNA window shown above is from Melospiza melodia melodia isolate bMelMel2 chromosome 25, bMelMel2.pri, whole genome shotgun sequence and carries:
- the LOC134429106 gene encoding integrin alpha-10-like, with translation MDGDGLVDVAVGAQGAAVVLRSRWILQVAAAVSVEPAAVSVTRRNCRRGGSGAVCLRARLCFRAQSRSRSAPPGHGSLRYNASLEERGPGSRAAFDSGARRLLQRRVELPLGRQSCARVPFHVLDTSDYLRPLSLSLTWALDEAASGSVLDEASPTSLRKLIPFFKDCGDDDECVTDLVLKATTDIVGSRQSPHVLRKGRRRMLVEVELENRKENAYNASLWLQLPGNLHFSSLVLQEPSSVKLECSALGGQRRRCSVGYPVFRSQAKVSFTLELEFSCSVLLDRAELTLRATSDSREVTPQDNVVELSVPIRYEANVFLSSATNLPRYELHPLGTFSSSAGPEFTTTLKVQNLGCHPLQNLTLHMALPALGHRGAPILSVTRLLAANASCRLHPPSEGTPVPPEELRHSERLDCSSSRCRGLSCGLAGLGRGGGASIELRQRLHESSFGGVKFRSLRIVSSVWLGVEGGLFVLEEGAQHREIPHFPP